Proteins encoded together in one Pseudomonas sp. Seg1 window:
- the gspH gene encoding type II secretion system minor pseudopilin GspH — protein sequence MRQRCRGFTLLELMVVMVLIGVLLGMVGLVGGTNPAQVARQEASRLARLIEQFRERAVLEGREFGVGFSLEGYRVLQLGEKGWQPLLPLQAWPPELQPRLTVEGLPVRLANSAQLPQLLILSSDEISAFTMFLVTRERVWANLSSDGLSEVSLDE from the coding sequence ATGCGCCAGCGCTGCCGGGGTTTCACCTTGCTGGAATTGATGGTGGTCATGGTGCTGATCGGCGTGTTGCTGGGTATGGTCGGCCTGGTGGGCGGGACCAATCCGGCGCAAGTGGCGCGGCAGGAGGCGAGCCGGCTGGCTCGGCTGATCGAGCAATTTCGCGAACGGGCAGTGCTGGAAGGGCGGGAGTTTGGTGTGGGTTTTAGTCTGGAAGGTTATCGCGTTCTCCAGCTCGGCGAGAAAGGCTGGCAGCCGTTGCTGCCCTTGCAAGCATGGCCGCCGGAACTGCAGCCGCGACTTACCGTGGAGGGCCTGCCGGTGCGCTTGGCGAACAGTGCGCAGCTGCCGCAATTGTTGATTCTCAGCAGTGATGAAATCAGCGCATTTACCATGTTTCTAGTAACTCGTGAGCGAGTTTGGGCGAATTTGTCTTCGGATGGTTTGAGTGAGGTCTCACTCGATGAGTGA
- the gspD gene encoding type II secretion system secretin GspD, translating into MNSLIGAQALRALLVCAVLVIPLLNRPVHAGEQRWQLAMNQAELRDIVEEISAILGTTVVLDPRVSGRITVMSRQALDREGVRRLFYSVLDAHNFTVIDEGDRILITPVADVKTRAGQAASERVTPAQFITQVIELNTSSAADLAALIRPLVSANGYLGPSVSANALVITDTSANVKRISQVVRQLDAGQQDQHTVVSLRFAQASDIATVIESSLGKRNADSLIQVLADVRTNRLIVIGPLAVRQRLTELIRQLDVPATASLDTARVIRLRHSDAKQLAQVLESMGQNRKAPAALNGRDAAAATPFMLKADESQNALVLIAEPAQVRTIENIVRELDQPRAQVLIHAAIVEISGDIADAVGVQWGLNTGDAKGFINFPGTDIPIVGGLKFDEKKSAPDGAILQLGGDRFGALISALASNTRSNLLSTPSLLTLDNQQAEIIVGQNVPFKTGSYSTNSSGADNPFTTVERKDVGISLKIKPYINEGATLRLEVEQEVSDIAPSVTGIDSSDLITNKRALKSTILVDDGEIIVIGGLIRDSVRTQKSGVPLLRDIPYLGALFRWSRDTQTKSNLMVFLRPTIVRSREGLSGISQQRYNTLRDLSQPKAGESNSLLLPAEARQLFEPATVAP; encoded by the coding sequence ATGAACAGCTTGATTGGCGCGCAAGCCTTGCGCGCCCTGTTGGTTTGCGCCGTGTTGGTGATACCGCTCCTCAATCGCCCAGTGCACGCCGGGGAACAGCGCTGGCAGTTGGCGATGAATCAGGCCGAACTGCGCGACATCGTCGAAGAGATCTCGGCGATTCTCGGCACCACCGTGGTGCTCGACCCGCGCGTCTCGGGACGCATTACCGTCATGTCCCGTCAGGCGCTGGATCGCGAAGGCGTACGGCGCTTGTTCTACTCGGTGCTGGACGCGCACAACTTCACGGTGATCGATGAGGGCGACCGCATCCTCATTACCCCGGTGGCAGACGTGAAAACCCGTGCTGGACAGGCTGCCAGTGAGCGCGTCACCCCCGCGCAATTCATTACCCAGGTTATCGAACTCAATACCAGCAGCGCTGCCGATCTCGCCGCGCTGATCCGCCCGTTGGTGTCGGCCAATGGCTACCTTGGCCCATCCGTTTCGGCCAACGCTTTGGTAATCACTGACACCAGCGCCAACGTCAAACGCATTAGCCAGGTGGTGCGCCAACTCGACGCGGGGCAGCAGGATCAGCATACAGTGGTGTCGCTGCGCTTTGCTCAGGCCAGTGATATCGCCACGGTGATCGAGTCCTCATTGGGCAAGCGCAATGCTGACTCGCTCATTCAGGTGCTGGCCGATGTCAGAACCAACCGCTTGATCGTCATCGGCCCGCTCGCCGTGCGCCAGCGCTTGACCGAGCTGATTCGCCAACTCGATGTCCCCGCCACCGCCAGCCTCGATACCGCGCGGGTGATTCGTTTGCGCCATAGCGACGCCAAGCAGTTGGCGCAGGTGCTGGAAAGCATGGGCCAGAATCGCAAGGCGCCGGCGGCCCTCAACGGCAGGGACGCAGCTGCTGCGACGCCGTTCATGCTCAAGGCCGACGAAAGCCAGAATGCGCTGGTGCTGATTGCCGAACCGGCTCAGGTCCGAACCATCGAGAACATCGTCCGCGAGCTGGATCAGCCGCGTGCGCAGGTGCTGATCCACGCCGCTATCGTCGAAATCTCCGGCGATATCGCCGATGCCGTGGGCGTGCAGTGGGGTTTGAACACCGGCGACGCGAAAGGCTTTATCAACTTCCCCGGCACCGACATTCCCATTGTCGGCGGACTGAAGTTCGACGAGAAAAAATCGGCGCCCGACGGTGCGATTCTGCAATTGGGCGGCGACCGTTTCGGCGCGTTGATTTCGGCACTGGCGAGCAACACGCGGAGCAATCTGCTGTCCACGCCGAGCCTGCTGACCCTGGATAATCAGCAAGCGGAAATCATTGTCGGGCAGAACGTGCCGTTCAAGACCGGATCCTACTCTACCAACAGCAGCGGGGCGGATAACCCGTTCACCACGGTCGAACGCAAAGACGTCGGCATCAGCCTGAAAATCAAACCGTATATCAACGAGGGTGCGACCCTGCGTCTGGAAGTCGAGCAGGAAGTCTCGGACATCGCGCCTTCAGTAACAGGCATCGACTCCTCGGATCTGATCACTAACAAGCGCGCCCTGAAAAGCACGATTCTCGTCGACGACGGCGAAATCATCGTCATTGGCGGGCTGATCCGCGACAGCGTGCGCACGCAGAAAAGCGGTGTGCCGTTGCTGCGCGATATTCCGTATCTCGGCGCGCTGTTTCGCTGGAGTCGCGACACCCAGACCAAAAGCAATCTGATGGTGTTCCTGCGCCCGACCATCGTCCGCAGCCGTGAGGGTCTCTCGGGCATCAGTCAGCAGCGCTACAACACTTTGCGCGACCTGAGTCAGCCAAAGGCCGGGGAGAGCAACTCGCTATTGCTGCCGGCCGAAGCGCGACAGTTGTTTGAGCCGGCAACGGTGGCGCCATGA
- a CDS encoding type II secretion system protein N, with protein MRLLSLSGLWALPFACAAFLAWQEWTFRSAQRLPAPVAVPLPASPALAPLNTAAVATVFGLAAPTALRPSAESLTLQATFAVDSGLSKALISVAQGARLYRVGDDLPGGSVLRRVEAQHVALWNKGREESLPLAPSASAFLKRLPASTEADPAGISARFLRPLAGQSE; from the coding sequence GTGAGACTTTTATCGCTGTCGGGACTGTGGGCGCTGCCGTTCGCGTGTGCCGCGTTTCTCGCTTGGCAGGAATGGACATTTCGCAGTGCGCAACGTCTGCCGGCACCGGTCGCTGTGCCGCTGCCGGCATCGCCCGCGCTGGCGCCGTTGAACACCGCAGCAGTGGCGACGGTGTTCGGGCTCGCTGCGCCAACCGCACTTCGGCCAAGCGCCGAGTCGTTGACTCTGCAAGCGACTTTCGCCGTCGACAGTGGTTTGTCGAAAGCCCTGATAAGCGTTGCTCAAGGGGCGCGGTTATATCGGGTAGGCGATGACTTGCCGGGCGGCAGCGTGCTGCGTCGGGTCGAGGCGCAACATGTGGCGCTGTGGAACAAGGGCCGGGAGGAATCGTTGCCTCTCGCACCTTCTGCCAGTGCGTTTCTCAAGCGTTTGCCCGCATCCACCGAGGCAGACCCCGCTGGCATTTCCGCCCGTTTTCTACGCCCGCTCGCCGGGCAGTCAGAGTGA
- a CDS encoding cytochrome b/b6 domain-containing protein yields the protein MALSVYSKQQILLHWVSAAVILWTLVTGFYVANVNVANDTKQWVAGVNVSLTTLFIPVFCWRLVVFISHLRHERMSQFSSAKMLAMFVHRLIYLLVAVVLLSGVLMMDRPIPVFGLLEFPQPLDDVALTDGFFVLHIWACTALAVLVAMHIGAVILHELRGYRVLRRMSWRSRVRQACGRIG from the coding sequence ATGGCGCTTTCGGTTTATTCCAAGCAACAAATACTGCTGCACTGGGTGTCGGCAGCTGTAATCCTGTGGACGCTGGTCACCGGGTTTTATGTGGCTAACGTCAACGTGGCCAACGACACCAAACAATGGGTGGCCGGGGTCAATGTGTCGCTGACCACGCTGTTCATTCCGGTGTTCTGCTGGCGGCTGGTGGTGTTTATCAGCCATCTGCGACATGAACGCATGTCGCAGTTTTCTTCGGCAAAAATGCTTGCGATGTTTGTCCATCGGCTGATCTATCTGTTGGTGGCCGTGGTGCTGTTGAGCGGGGTGCTGATGATGGATCGGCCGATCCCTGTATTTGGCCTGCTCGAATTCCCCCAGCCGCTGGACGATGTGGCGCTGACTGACGGCTTTTTCGTGCTGCACATCTGGGCCTGCACGGCGCTGGCGGTGCTGGTGGCGATGCACATTGGCGCGGTGATTCTGCACGAGCTGCGCGGTTATCGCGTACTGCGGCGCATGTCGTGGCGCTCGCGCGTTCGCCAGGCGTGCGGGCGCATCGGATGA
- the gspE gene encoding type II secretion system ATPase GspE has translation MSAALAILPFGFARRFGVLLEGTGTQARVLMRADTPLTALAEVRRLCARELPIEILAQESFAARLAATYREGQSAAQQVAQGLDDELDLLSLAEQVPQTADLLEQQGDAPVIRLINALLSEAVRAQASDVHLETFEQYLSVRMRVDGQLSEMLRPRRELATLLVSRIKVMARLDIAEKRVPQDGRIALRLAGHEVDVRVSTLPSAHGERVVLRLLDKQAGRLQLQRLGMPDDTLATLQSLLARPHGILLVTGPTGSGKTTSLYAALSSLNDPSRNILTVEDPIEYHLPGIGQMPVNPKVEMTFARGLRAILRQDPDVVMVGEIRDRETAQIAVQASLTGHLVLSTLHTNSAVGAVTRLSDMGVDAYLLASSLVGVLAQRLLRTLCVHCKAPYFADAATCHRLGLDPLLAAPLFRAQGCEHCQHGYRGRIGIYELISITDAVAALIHQGASERELIDATRKESRSLFQAGRQRVLDGETSVDEWLRVTQED, from the coding sequence ATGAGTGCCGCGTTGGCAATCCTGCCATTCGGTTTCGCCCGACGATTTGGCGTGCTGCTGGAAGGCACGGGCACGCAGGCCCGCGTGCTCATGCGAGCCGACACGCCGCTGACGGCGCTGGCCGAAGTGCGCCGCTTGTGCGCTCGCGAACTGCCGATCGAGATACTTGCGCAGGAGTCGTTCGCCGCGCGGCTGGCCGCGACCTATCGCGAAGGACAGAGCGCTGCGCAACAGGTCGCGCAAGGGTTGGACGATGAGCTCGATCTGCTCAGCCTCGCCGAACAGGTGCCGCAGACCGCTGACCTGCTGGAGCAACAAGGCGACGCGCCAGTGATCCGCCTGATCAATGCGTTGCTTAGCGAAGCCGTGCGCGCACAGGCCTCGGACGTCCATCTGGAAACCTTCGAGCAGTACCTTTCGGTACGCATGCGCGTCGACGGTCAGTTGAGCGAAATGCTCAGGCCAAGACGTGAACTGGCGACGTTGCTGGTGTCGCGGATCAAGGTCATGGCGCGGCTCGACATCGCCGAAAAACGCGTGCCGCAGGACGGCCGGATTGCCTTGCGTCTGGCCGGGCACGAAGTCGATGTGCGCGTCTCGACATTGCCGTCGGCGCACGGCGAACGTGTGGTGCTGCGCTTGCTCGATAAGCAAGCCGGGCGTCTACAACTGCAACGTCTGGGCATGCCGGACGACACTCTCGCTACCCTGCAAAGCCTGCTCGCCAGGCCGCACGGGATTTTGCTGGTGACCGGGCCGACCGGTTCCGGCAAAACCACCAGTCTCTACGCGGCGTTGAGCAGCCTCAATGATCCGTCGCGCAACATTCTCACGGTCGAGGATCCGATCGAATATCACCTGCCGGGGATCGGCCAGATGCCGGTCAATCCGAAGGTGGAAATGACCTTCGCGCGCGGCTTGCGCGCCATTCTTCGTCAGGATCCGGACGTGGTGATGGTGGGTGAAATCCGTGATCGCGAGACCGCGCAGATTGCCGTGCAAGCCTCGTTGACCGGACATCTGGTGCTGTCGACCTTGCACACCAACAGTGCGGTCGGCGCGGTGACGCGACTGAGCGACATGGGCGTGGATGCGTATTTGTTGGCCTCGTCGCTGGTCGGTGTGCTTGCGCAACGCTTGTTGCGCACGTTGTGCGTGCATTGCAAGGCGCCGTACTTTGCCGACGCTGCGACCTGTCATCGGCTGGGGCTGGATCCCTTATTGGCGGCGCCGCTTTTTCGTGCGCAGGGCTGTGAGCATTGCCAGCACGGTTATCGCGGGCGCATCGGCATCTACGAACTGATCAGCATCACCGATGCGGTTGCCGCGCTGATTCATCAGGGCGCCAGCGAGCGCGAGCTGATTGACGCAACGCGCAAGGAGTCTCGCAGCCTGTTTCAGGCCGGCCGGCAACGTGTGCTCGACGGCGAGACCAGCGTCGATGAGTGGTTGCGCGTGACGCAGGAGGATTAA
- the gspG gene encoding type II secretion system major pseudopilin GspG has protein sequence MALLHRKTAAAQRGFTLIEIMVVVVIIGILGAIVVPQFMSRPDQAKTTAAKIDIQAIATALEMYRLDNARYPTTQQGLEALVKRPAGTPAARNWNPAGYLKSLARDPWGTPYQYLNPGTRAAGGGYDLYSLGSDGVSGGEGHAADIGNWAID, from the coding sequence ATGGCTCTTTTGCACAGAAAAACAGCGGCCGCGCAGCGCGGTTTCACCCTGATCGAAATCATGGTCGTGGTGGTGATCATCGGCATCCTTGGCGCAATTGTCGTGCCGCAATTCATGAGCCGGCCGGATCAGGCGAAAACCACGGCGGCGAAGATCGATATTCAAGCAATCGCCACGGCGCTGGAGATGTATCGCCTCGACAACGCGCGATATCCGACTACGCAGCAGGGCCTCGAAGCGTTGGTAAAACGCCCCGCCGGGACACCGGCGGCACGTAACTGGAACCCTGCCGGTTATCTGAAAAGTCTGGCGCGCGATCCCTGGGGTACGCCGTACCAGTACCTCAACCCCGGTACGCGTGCGGCGGGTGGCGGTTACGACTTGTATTCGCTGGGCTCCGATGGCGTCAGTGGCGGTGAAGGCCACGCCGCCGATATCGGCAACTGGGCCATCGATTGA
- the gbpA gene encoding N-acetylglucosamine-binding protein GbpA, protein MKKSIFRRSALATCTSSLLLLSGMLGSSGAAAHGYVEFPPSRAFLCQKGMNTGCGGAQYEPQSVGETFQGFPAGVGGAEGQGPIDGKIASGGHELFSAVDVQSATRWQLTDIKERTQDFQWHYEAPHPVAKHEYFITRNGWNPNESLKRSSFESTPFCQVAGDFQMPVPGTKHRCSIPEDKNGHHVILAIWSVGDTKMAFHSVADVNILAEAVLPGGWSAVGAIAASTPLLAGDKVKARAFTASGENPSYSVEISIDTAQDAEAHNWSFKLAEQINKTHTLIRAGVRDENGNIEAIRGSNTLYAQKESGVVRYEVQLLMKEDADARLSVASQQAEYVLDKGKTKVDFSLMSNRKMNVEANLFNEQNKLVGTTTAQADSGATWLTMDIRSNPGPHTLTLVGTTLDGRTTRQDTQPVNVTGEGAGADYDFLFPEGLSDYTAGTKVLQPKTNEVFECKPFPASGYCKQYKPEANGFEPGVGEHSHAAWNKL, encoded by the coding sequence ATGAAAAAATCAATTTTCCGGAGGAGTGCATTGGCAACGTGCACTTCTTCGCTACTCTTGCTGTCGGGCATGCTGGGTTCTTCCGGCGCTGCGGCCCACGGTTATGTGGAGTTCCCTCCATCGCGCGCTTTTCTCTGTCAGAAGGGAATGAACACCGGTTGTGGTGGTGCTCAATATGAACCGCAAAGTGTTGGCGAAACCTTTCAGGGCTTTCCGGCCGGCGTCGGCGGCGCGGAGGGCCAAGGACCGATCGATGGCAAAATCGCCAGTGGCGGACACGAGTTGTTTTCTGCCGTGGACGTGCAGTCCGCCACACGCTGGCAGCTCACCGACATCAAAGAGCGCACTCAGGATTTCCAGTGGCATTACGAAGCTCCACATCCGGTGGCCAAGCACGAGTATTTCATTACCCGTAATGGCTGGAACCCGAATGAATCGCTGAAACGCAGTTCTTTTGAGAGCACGCCTTTTTGTCAGGTCGCGGGTGACTTCCAGATGCCGGTTCCCGGCACCAAGCACCGTTGCAGCATTCCCGAAGACAAAAACGGCCACCACGTCATCCTCGCCATTTGGAGCGTGGGCGATACCAAGATGGCGTTCCACAGCGTCGCTGACGTCAACATCCTTGCCGAAGCCGTTCTGCCGGGTGGCTGGTCTGCTGTCGGCGCCATCGCTGCATCGACGCCACTGCTGGCTGGCGACAAGGTCAAGGCCCGTGCCTTTACCGCTTCCGGTGAAAATCCGTCCTACAGCGTTGAAATTTCGATCGACACTGCGCAAGACGCCGAGGCGCACAACTGGTCGTTCAAACTCGCCGAGCAGATCAACAAGACACACACCCTGATCCGCGCTGGCGTGCGTGATGAAAACGGCAACATCGAAGCGATCCGCGGCAGCAACACGTTGTACGCGCAAAAAGAAAGCGGCGTCGTCCGCTACGAAGTGCAGTTACTGATGAAAGAGGACGCCGACGCCCGCCTGTCGGTGGCCTCGCAACAAGCGGAATATGTACTCGACAAAGGCAAAACCAAAGTCGACTTCAGCCTGATGTCCAACCGCAAAATGAACGTCGAAGCCAACCTGTTCAACGAGCAGAACAAACTGGTCGGCACCACCACCGCACAAGCGGACAGCGGCGCAACCTGGCTGACCATGGACATCCGCAGCAATCCCGGCCCGCACACTCTGACCCTGGTCGGCACCACGCTGGATGGTCGCACCACCCGTCAGGACACCCAGCCTGTCAACGTCACCGGTGAAGGCGCTGGCGCCGATTACGACTTCCTGTTCCCTGAAGGCCTTAGCGACTACACCGCCGGCACCAAGGTACTGCAGCCGAAAACCAACGAGGTCTTCGAGTGCAAGCCATTCCCGGCTTCTGGCTATTGCAAGCAGTACAAACCTGAGGCGAACGGTTTTGAACCGGGCGTGGGCGAACACTCGCATGCGGCGTGGAACAAGCTCTAA
- the hemE gene encoding uroporphyrinogen decarboxylase, translated as MTALKNDRFLRALLKQPVDVTPVWMMRQAGRYLPEYRASRAHAGDFMSLCMNPEFACEVTLQPLDRYPQLDAAILFSDILTIPDAMGQGLYFETGEGPRFKKVVSTLADIEALPIPDPHKDLGYVMDAVSTIRRELNGRVPLIGFSGSPWTLATYMVEGGSSKDFRKTKAMLYDNPQAMHLLLDKLAQSVTSYLNGQIMAGAQAVQIFDTWGGNLSAAAYQEFSLAYMKKIVSGLIRENDGRKVPVILFTKNGGLWLESIAEAGADALGLDWTCDIGNARARVGDKVALQGNMDPTVLYAKPEAIRTEVGRILASYGKGSGHVFNLGHGITPEVDPEHAGAFLRAVHELSAQYHE; from the coding sequence ATGACTGCCCTGAAGAACGACCGTTTCCTCCGCGCCCTGCTCAAGCAACCCGTTGACGTCACCCCCGTGTGGATGATGCGCCAGGCCGGCCGCTACTTGCCGGAATACCGCGCCAGCCGTGCCCACGCCGGTGATTTCATGAGCCTGTGCATGAATCCGGAGTTCGCTTGCGAAGTCACCCTGCAACCGCTCGACCGCTATCCGCAACTGGACGCGGCGATCCTGTTTTCCGACATCCTCACCATCCCCGACGCGATGGGCCAAGGCCTGTACTTCGAGACCGGTGAAGGCCCGCGTTTCAAGAAAGTCGTCAGCACCCTGGCTGATATCGAAGCCTTACCGATTCCTGACCCGCACAAAGACCTCGGCTACGTGATGGATGCGGTCAGCACCATCCGTCGCGAACTGAACGGCCGTGTGCCGCTGATCGGTTTCTCCGGCAGCCCGTGGACCCTGGCGACCTACATGGTCGAAGGCGGCTCGTCGAAAGACTTCCGCAAGACCAAGGCGATGCTCTACGACAACCCGCAAGCCATGCACCTGCTTTTGGACAAGCTGGCGCAGTCGGTGACTTCGTACCTCAACGGCCAGATCATGGCCGGCGCGCAAGCGGTGCAGATCTTCGACACGTGGGGCGGCAATCTGTCGGCGGCGGCGTATCAGGAATTCTCCCTGGCCTACATGAAGAAAATCGTCAGCGGTTTGATCCGCGAAAACGACGGTCGCAAGGTGCCGGTGATCCTGTTCACCAAGAACGGCGGCCTGTGGCTGGAAAGCATCGCCGAGGCTGGTGCCGATGCACTGGGCCTGGACTGGACCTGCGATATCGGCAACGCCCGCGCCCGCGTCGGCGACAAGGTCGCGCTGCAAGGTAACATGGACCCGACCGTGCTCTACGCCAAACCGGAAGCGATCCGCACCGAAGTCGGGCGCATCCTGGCCAGCTACGGCAAGGGCAGCGGCCACGTATTCAACCTCGGCCACGGCATCACGCCTGAGGTTGATCCGGAACACGCCGGTGCGTTCCTGCGCGCGGTGCATGAGCTGTCGGCGCAGTATCACGAATAA
- a CDS encoding FAD-dependent oxidoreductase, which yields MAERLNNDFQFIDVGRKDPKKKLLRQRKKEFVEIYEPFKPQQSADQAHRCLGCGNPYCEWKCPVHNFIPNWLKLVAEGNILQAAELSHQTNTLPEVCGRVCPQDRLCEGACTLNDGFGAVTIGSVEKYITDTAFAMGWRPDMSKVKPTGKRVAIIGAGPAGLGCADVLVRGGVTPVVFDKNPEIGGLLTFGIPEFKLEKTVLSNRREVFTGMGIEFRLNTEVGKDVTMEQLLAEYDAVFMGMGTYTYMKGGFAGEDLPGVYDALDFLIANVNRNLGFEKSPEDFVDMKGKKVVVLGGGDTAMDCNRTSIRQGAKSVTCAYRRDEANMPGSRKEVKNAKEEGVKFLYNRQPIAIVGEDKVEGVKVVETRLGEPDARGRRSPEPIPGSEEIIPADAVVIAFGFRPSPAPWFEQFEIQTDSQGRVVAPEQGQYKHQTSNPKIFAGGDMVRGSDLVVTAIFEGRNAAEGILDYLGV from the coding sequence ATGGCTGAACGTCTGAATAACGACTTCCAGTTCATCGATGTCGGGCGCAAAGATCCGAAGAAGAAACTGTTGCGTCAACGCAAGAAAGAGTTCGTCGAGATCTACGAACCGTTCAAACCCCAGCAGTCGGCCGACCAGGCCCACCGCTGCCTGGGTTGCGGCAACCCGTATTGCGAATGGAAGTGCCCGGTGCACAACTTCATTCCCAACTGGCTCAAATTGGTGGCTGAGGGCAACATACTCCAGGCCGCCGAACTGTCGCACCAGACCAACACCCTGCCGGAAGTCTGCGGCCGGGTGTGCCCACAGGATCGTCTGTGCGAGGGTGCCTGCACCCTCAACGACGGCTTCGGCGCGGTGACCATCGGTTCGGTCGAGAAATACATCACCGACACCGCGTTCGCCATGGGCTGGCGCCCGGACATGTCCAAGGTCAAACCGACCGGCAAACGTGTCGCGATCATCGGTGCAGGCCCGGCGGGCCTCGGTTGTGCCGACGTGCTGGTGCGCGGCGGCGTGACCCCGGTGGTGTTCGACAAAAACCCGGAAATCGGTGGTCTGCTGACCTTCGGTATCCCCGAGTTCAAACTGGAAAAGACCGTGCTGAGCAATCGTCGCGAAGTCTTCACCGGCATGGGCATCGAGTTCCGTCTGAATACCGAAGTCGGCAAAGACGTAACCATGGAACAACTGCTCGCCGAATACGATGCCGTGTTCATGGGCATGGGCACCTACACCTATATGAAGGGCGGTTTTGCCGGTGAGGATCTGCCGGGCGTTTATGACGCACTGGACTTCCTGATCGCCAACGTCAACCGCAACCTGGGCTTTGAAAAGTCGCCGGAAGACTTCGTCGACATGAAAGGCAAGAAGGTTGTGGTGCTCGGCGGCGGCGACACGGCGATGGACTGCAACCGTACGTCGATCCGTCAGGGCGCCAAGTCGGTGACCTGTGCCTATCGTCGTGACGAAGCGAACATGCCCGGCTCGCGCAAAGAGGTGAAGAACGCCAAGGAAGAAGGCGTGAAATTCCTCTACAACCGCCAGCCAATCGCCATCGTTGGCGAAGACAAGGTTGAAGGTGTGAAGGTGGTCGAGACCCGTCTCGGCGAACCGGACGCCCGTGGCCGTCGCAGCCCCGAGCCGATCCCCGGTTCCGAAGAGATCATCCCGGCCGACGCCGTGGTCATCGCTTTCGGTTTCCGCCCAAGCCCGGCGCCGTGGTTCGAGCAGTTCGAGATCCAGACCGACAGCCAGGGCCGCGTCGTTGCGCCTGAGCAAGGTCAGTACAAGCACCAGACCAGCAACCCGAAAATCTTTGCCGGTGGCGACATGGTGCGCGGCTCCGACCTGGTGGTGACGGCGATCTTCGAGGGCCGTAATGCTGCCGAAGGGATCCTCGATTACCTGGGCGTCTAA
- the gspF gene encoding type II secretion system inner membrane protein GspF, with translation MPTFDYRADNAQGHRCRGRLEAENARHARQLLRERGLWPLQLKELRGNGSGHGAWRAGRLSVADLALLTLQLSTLVQAGLPLEEALEVVARQTAKRRVAGLLWAVRGRVMEGHALAVALSRFPAAFPELFRATVAAGERSGHLGHVLEQLAVYTQARQASRQKIQMALIYPSILMFASVAIVGFLLGYVVPDVVKIFVDSGQPLPWLTRALISLSDGVRQFGLVFLGASLALFSGWRWSLRQPLWRLRWHALALNIPLLGTLLRAMEAARFASTLAILGKSAVPLVDALEIAAAVIGNQTIRGRMSEVARSVREGSTLTRSLERSGDIPPMMLHMIASGERAGELDAMLARAAEQQEASLAARIALMVSLFEPAMLLVMGAVVLLIVLAILLPILSLNQLVN, from the coding sequence ATGCCGACCTTCGATTACCGCGCCGACAATGCTCAGGGCCACCGCTGCCGTGGCAGACTCGAAGCGGAAAACGCCCGGCACGCGCGACAGTTGTTGCGTGAGCGCGGACTGTGGCCGTTGCAACTCAAGGAACTGCGAGGCAATGGCAGCGGCCATGGAGCGTGGCGCGCCGGTCGCTTGAGCGTTGCCGATCTGGCGCTGCTGACCCTGCAATTGTCGACGCTGGTACAGGCCGGTTTGCCGCTGGAAGAAGCGCTGGAAGTGGTCGCCCGCCAGACCGCCAAGCGGCGCGTTGCCGGTTTACTGTGGGCAGTGCGCGGGCGGGTCATGGAAGGGCACGCGCTGGCCGTCGCGTTAAGCCGGTTTCCTGCGGCGTTTCCCGAGTTGTTCCGCGCCACGGTGGCGGCGGGTGAGCGCTCTGGCCATCTCGGTCATGTGCTGGAGCAACTGGCTGTTTACACCCAGGCGCGCCAGGCATCGCGACAAAAGATTCAGATGGCGCTGATCTATCCCTCGATTCTGATGTTCGCCAGCGTGGCCATCGTCGGTTTTCTGCTCGGCTACGTGGTGCCGGACGTGGTGAAAATTTTCGTCGACAGCGGTCAGCCGTTGCCCTGGTTGACCCGCGCACTGATCAGCCTCAGCGACGGTGTGCGCCAGTTTGGTCTGGTATTTCTCGGCGCCAGCCTGGCGCTGTTCAGTGGCTGGCGCTGGAGTTTGCGTCAGCCGCTCTGGCGGCTGCGCTGGCATGCGCTGGCGTTAAATATTCCGCTGCTCGGCACGTTGCTGCGCGCCATGGAAGCGGCGCGATTCGCCAGCACGTTGGCGATCCTCGGCAAGAGCGCCGTGCCCTTGGTCGATGCGCTGGAAATCGCCGCCGCCGTGATCGGCAATCAGACCATTCGCGGGCGTATGAGCGAGGTCGCCCGCTCGGTGCGCGAAGGCTCGACGCTGACCCGCAGCCTGGAACGCAGCGGCGATATCCCGCCGATGATGCTGCACATGATTGCCAGCGGTGAACGCGCCGGCGAACTCGACGCCATGCTCGCCCGCGCCGCCGAACAACAGGAGGCGAGCCTCGCTGCGCGCATCGCGCTGATGGTGAGTCTGTTCGAGCCGGCGATGTTGCTGGTGATGGGCGCGGTGGTGCTGCTGATCGTCCTCGCCATCCTCCTTCCGATCCTCAGTCTCAACCAATTGGTGAATTGA